A stretch of the uncultured Desulfobacter sp. genome encodes the following:
- a CDS encoding efflux RND transporter permease subunit yields the protein MRRILAAFAGNSVFANIFLVLVLIAGTIAAVSMVRENFPEFSVDMISISITYPGADPEEVEEGISRKIEEALEGVQGVKQCTTESRENSAVAFIEVQESYDIGDVLGRVRAKVDAISTFPKDAEKPVITELTVKEPVVILSLSGNMSERGIKEWAERIKNEIRQIPELSQVTVFGARNYEIAIEVSEERLREYNLTFDQVVDAVRRSNLNLSGGTIRSQGEEIRVRTLGRKYTDKELSQVVVIAGPGGQIITLDRLAVINDGFTEDPVKALINGEPSVVLITFKTKEEDALAISRAVQNFVSDKQRQLPPGANLKILYDNTDMLRDRIDLLLKNGAIGMLIVFIIFWLFLDGRLSFWCGMGIPISIFGALAIVWAAGGTINMVSLFGLILVLGIIVDDAIVVGEAIYVHRKNGLPPLNAAVEGVCEVGMPVTAAVLTTMVTFLPLACVGGVMGKFIAILPAVVISCLGISLVECMILLPAHLSNLPDPNINHRKRNPVSRAIQRLHRMTAGWMAGFVGRIYTPFLGKSLYWRYITFCLAVAVLFLTIGLVRGGFIKFEVFPEVDGHIMTATLEFTGGTPAQVTEDALHRVDAALLRLAEKTDTLTGEPLLKNRIFLLGQTLEDYPRTGPHLGSVQATLLPAQHRGIHAKDLMVAWEKEIGKIPGIQSLIIAGHKAGPPGSPIEVWIQGHEMDRILAAADDLKKWLSQFEGVYQIRSDYAPGKNEMQLTLKPESRTLGLTVEDLARQVYAGYFGDEAVRLQRGRDDIRVKVRYTTDERRRLTSLDRMRIRTPLGHEVPLTSVADVSSVPGYATIVRTDGMRRVVVSADVDTVRVNANEIFAAFKTGFFHEMKSRYPGLHVALQGEQKKMRESLGSLFIGFPLAMAGIFIIIAAMFRSYAQTFVIMFTVPFGVIGAVFGHILLGYPLTMVSLFGIVALAGVVVNDAIVLIERVNENLAAGMAFFESIIKGGARRFRAIILTTISTAGGLLPLIMEKDLQARALIPMALSLAAGVLFATVLTLVLVPSLLAILSDMRLLFNRLRYGTWPRRVEVEPAGNRRMNLIQAEPKAP from the coding sequence ATGAGACGCATTCTGGCAGCTTTTGCCGGCAATAGTGTTTTTGCCAATATTTTTTTGGTGCTGGTTCTTATTGCCGGAACAATCGCGGCCGTTTCCATGGTCCGGGAAAATTTTCCCGAGTTTTCAGTAGACATGATCTCCATCAGCATAACCTACCCGGGCGCCGATCCGGAGGAGGTGGAGGAAGGCATCAGCCGTAAAATTGAAGAAGCCCTTGAAGGGGTCCAAGGCGTCAAGCAATGCACCACCGAATCCCGGGAAAACTCAGCTGTGGCCTTCATAGAAGTACAAGAAAGCTATGATATAGGTGATGTCCTGGGCCGGGTGCGTGCCAAGGTAGATGCGATTTCCACCTTTCCCAAGGATGCCGAAAAGCCTGTCATCACCGAGCTCACCGTTAAAGAGCCAGTGGTGATCCTGTCTCTTTCCGGCAATATGAGCGAGCGGGGCATTAAAGAGTGGGCCGAGAGGATCAAAAATGAGATTCGGCAAATTCCGGAACTGTCACAGGTCACGGTATTCGGGGCACGTAACTATGAAATCGCCATCGAGGTATCCGAAGAACGGCTGCGAGAGTACAACCTGACGTTTGATCAGGTCGTGGACGCTGTGCGCCGCAGTAATCTGAACCTTTCCGGCGGCACCATTCGCAGTCAGGGCGAGGAGATCCGGGTGCGGACCTTGGGGCGTAAATATACGGACAAGGAGTTGTCCCAAGTGGTTGTCATTGCAGGTCCCGGGGGGCAGATCATAACCCTGGACCGGCTGGCCGTCATTAATGACGGTTTTACGGAAGACCCCGTCAAAGCCCTGATAAACGGAGAACCTTCCGTTGTGCTCATCACGTTTAAAACCAAAGAAGAGGACGCCCTGGCCATATCCAGGGCAGTGCAGAATTTTGTTTCCGACAAACAACGGCAGTTGCCTCCGGGCGCCAACCTGAAAATTTTATACGACAACACGGACATGCTCCGTGACCGCATCGATTTGTTGTTGAAAAATGGCGCCATCGGGATGTTGATTGTTTTCATTATTTTTTGGCTGTTTCTTGATGGACGCCTCTCTTTTTGGTGCGGCATGGGCATTCCCATATCGATTTTCGGCGCGCTGGCCATTGTGTGGGCTGCCGGCGGCACCATCAACATGGTATCTTTGTTTGGTTTAATCCTGGTGCTGGGCATTATTGTGGATGACGCCATTGTGGTTGGGGAAGCCATCTATGTCCATCGCAAAAATGGTCTGCCGCCGCTCAACGCTGCAGTAGAGGGCGTTTGTGAAGTGGGAATGCCGGTGACGGCTGCGGTGCTTACCACCATGGTGACCTTTTTACCCCTGGCCTGTGTGGGCGGTGTCATGGGTAAATTCATCGCTATCCTGCCCGCCGTGGTTATCTCCTGTCTCGGCATCTCTTTGGTGGAGTGCATGATTCTGCTGCCTGCACATCTGAGCAATCTGCCGGATCCCAATATCAATCACCGGAAACGAAATCCTGTCTCCCGCGCCATACAAAGGCTCCATCGTATGACTGCCGGTTGGATGGCGGGGTTCGTGGGCCGGATCTACACCCCGTTTTTGGGCAAATCCCTGTACTGGCGGTATATCACTTTTTGCTTGGCGGTTGCTGTTTTGTTTTTGACTATAGGACTGGTGCGCGGTGGTTTTATAAAATTTGAAGTGTTTCCTGAAGTTGATGGGCATATCATGACGGCCACCCTTGAATTTACCGGGGGGACACCTGCTCAAGTTACCGAAGATGCTTTGCACCGGGTGGACGCGGCCCTTTTGCGGCTGGCCGAAAAGACCGATACCTTGACCGGCGAGCCATTGTTGAAAAATCGCATTTTTCTATTGGGCCAGACATTGGAGGACTATCCGCGAACAGGGCCTCACCTGGGATCCGTCCAAGCCACACTGCTGCCTGCCCAGCATCGGGGCATTCATGCCAAAGATTTGATGGTGGCATGGGAAAAAGAGATCGGAAAAATTCCGGGAATCCAGTCGTTGATTATTGCAGGACATAAAGCGGGGCCGCCGGGATCACCCATTGAGGTGTGGATTCAGGGGCACGAAATGGACCGCATCCTGGCGGCTGCCGATGATTTAAAAAAATGGCTGTCCCAATTTGAAGGGGTTTACCAGATACGCTCGGATTATGCCCCGGGAAAAAATGAGATGCAGCTTACGCTTAAGCCCGAGTCACGCACACTTGGACTTACCGTGGAAGACCTGGCCCGGCAGGTGTATGCCGGCTATTTTGGCGATGAAGCAGTCCGCCTGCAGCGTGGCCGGGATGATATCCGGGTCAAGGTACGATACACCACGGACGAGCGTCGACGCCTCACCTCTTTGGATCGAATGCGTATACGTACACCTCTGGGCCATGAAGTGCCGCTGACCTCAGTGGCAGATGTTTCATCAGTACCGGGTTACGCCACTATTGTGCGCACCGACGGCATGCGGCGGGTTGTGGTCAGTGCCGATGTGGACACCGTCAGGGTCAATGCCAATGAAATTTTTGCCGCATTTAAAACCGGTTTTTTTCATGAGATGAAAAGCCGCTATCCAGGGCTGCATGTGGCGTTGCAGGGAGAACAAAAAAAAATGCGTGAATCTTTGGGAAGTCTTTTCATCGGGTTCCCTCTGGCCATGGCAGGTATTTTTATTATCATCGCCGCCATGTTCCGATCCTATGCCCAGACGTTCGTTATTATGTTCACGGTACCCTTTGGGGTCATTGGTGCGGTATTCGGTCATATACTGCTGGGTTACCCCCTGACGATGGTCAGTCTTTTCGGCATCGTGGCCCTTGCCGGTGTGGTGGTCAACGATGCCATCGTGCTCATTGAACGGGTCAACGAAAACCTTGCCGCAGGTATGGCGTTTTTTGAGTCTATCATCAAAGGAGGGGCAAGACGGTTCCGGGCGATTATTCTGACCACCATCAGTACGGCCGGCGGGTTGTTGCCCCTGATTATGGAAAAGGATTTGCAGGCCAGGGCCCTGATTCCCATGGCCTTATCCCTGGCGGCAGGGGTTCTGTTTGCCACGGTGCTTACTCTGGTGTTGGTTCCCAGTCTGTTGGCCATCCTGAGTGATATGCGTCTGCTGTTCAACCGCCTGCGCTATGGAACATGGCCCAGACGGGTTGAGGTGGAACCGGCCGGGAACCGCAGAATGAATTTGATTCAGGCGGAACCAAAGGCCCCATGA
- the priA gene encoding primosomal protein N', translated as MDYIEVAVTLPVNQTFVYGLPKKFRADAFPGMRVLVPFGRRRITGYILEGKNESGPYQTKDVLDLLDDHPLFPESDIAFLKWVAAYYIYPLGDTIKAAMPAGLSCMDVSCAFVTVKGAQALDSGDLPHEEARVLGLAAEKDGVSLKSLSRRDPAGAAVLRRLEKKDFLHVTAVLQKETAGIKTEKFISLPDQTPSRQIRMSAKRQKILSIVRDAGELSLTSLKRHVPTAPNLIKPLAEAGWLNVVSRRVFRDPFGDPVTPDTPPELTDEQAAVVKEIQGRADAFAPCLLVGVTGSGKTEVYMRLVADAVAKGRGAVVLVPEIALISQTERRFRARFGEKIAVIHSMLSQGERLDQWRKISLGKVSIVIGARSAVFAPIRKIGIIIVDEEHDYSYKQESGLRYNARDLAVVRAKMHNCPVVLGSATPSVQSCRNVAAEKFFKLELTRRVNSQTLPDITLVDMKKYQGTWGTDSIITPELGRGIRACLEKGNQALIFLNRRGFSTFPVCASCGKTLGCPHCDVTMTLHKGADHYKCHLCGHIFTSDIRCPDCGTGKIRNLGFGTEKIEAMLKTLFPDARVARMDQDSTARKGSTLAILRQIRNRTVDIIVGTQMLAKGHDFPAITLVGVICADLSLSLPDFRASERTFQLLAQVAGRAGRGDEVGRVIMQTFNPDHFTIKAAQNQDYLEFFNQETPFRKALMYPPFSRMIQLKISGKNADKTKDHAQLAADILERFNTLEPKAQILGPIEAAIQKISARYRWQILLKGASSGNLSRMVSAMVRDPAIQKVSSVSIAVDVDPYSML; from the coding sequence ATGGATTACATTGAGGTTGCTGTGACCCTTCCTGTGAACCAGACGTTTGTTTACGGGCTTCCCAAAAAGTTCCGGGCTGATGCCTTCCCCGGCATGCGTGTTCTGGTGCCCTTTGGAAGGCGCCGGATTACCGGTTACATTCTGGAAGGAAAAAATGAAAGCGGGCCATATCAGACCAAAGATGTGCTGGATCTGCTGGATGACCATCCCCTGTTTCCCGAATCCGATATTGCCTTTTTAAAATGGGTGGCTGCATATTATATTTATCCTTTAGGGGACACCATCAAGGCCGCAATGCCTGCGGGGCTTTCCTGTATGGATGTTTCCTGCGCATTTGTCACGGTGAAGGGGGCACAGGCCCTCGACAGCGGGGATTTGCCCCATGAAGAGGCCAGGGTTCTGGGGCTGGCTGCCGAAAAAGACGGCGTCTCTTTAAAATCCCTTTCCCGCCGGGACCCGGCCGGGGCGGCTGTATTGCGTCGGCTTGAAAAAAAAGATTTTTTACATGTCACCGCCGTACTTCAAAAAGAGACCGCCGGGATAAAAACAGAAAAATTTATTTCTCTGCCCGATCAAACGCCGAGCCGGCAGATCCGGATGTCGGCCAAACGTCAAAAAATACTTTCTATTGTCCGGGACGCAGGAGAACTTTCTTTAACAAGCCTTAAGCGCCATGTTCCCACCGCCCCGAATCTCATTAAACCCCTGGCCGAGGCCGGGTGGCTGAACGTGGTTAGCCGCCGGGTGTTCAGAGACCCGTTTGGGGACCCGGTGACCCCGGATACCCCGCCTGAACTTACCGATGAACAGGCTGCTGTTGTAAAAGAGATCCAGGGCCGCGCCGATGCATTTGCGCCCTGCCTGTTGGTGGGGGTGACCGGATCAGGCAAGACCGAAGTGTATATGCGCCTAGTCGCGGATGCCGTGGCAAAGGGCAGGGGGGCCGTTGTACTGGTGCCGGAGATTGCGCTGATTTCCCAGACCGAAAGGCGTTTCCGGGCGCGTTTTGGTGAAAAAATTGCGGTGATTCACTCCATGCTTTCCCAGGGCGAGCGCCTGGACCAATGGCGGAAAATCAGCCTTGGAAAGGTGAGTATCGTCATTGGCGCAAGGTCTGCCGTTTTTGCGCCCATCCGGAAGATCGGCATCATCATTGTGGATGAAGAGCATGACTACTCTTATAAACAGGAATCGGGCCTGCGGTATAATGCCCGGGACCTTGCCGTGGTCCGTGCGAAAATGCACAATTGCCCTGTGGTGTTGGGCTCTGCCACACCTTCGGTGCAGTCCTGCCGGAATGTGGCGGCCGAAAAATTTTTCAAGCTGGAACTGACCCGGCGGGTGAACAGTCAAACCCTGCCGGACATTACCCTGGTGGATATGAAAAAGTACCAGGGGACCTGGGGAACGGACAGTATCATTACCCCGGAGCTTGGCCGGGGCATCCGTGCCTGCCTTGAAAAGGGGAATCAGGCCTTGATCTTTTTAAACCGCCGGGGGTTTTCCACTTTTCCGGTCTGCGCCTCATGCGGCAAGACCCTGGGTTGTCCCCATTGTGATGTGACCATGACCCTTCACAAGGGGGCGGATCATTATAAATGTCATTTGTGCGGTCATATCTTTACCTCTGATATTCGGTGCCCTGACTGCGGCACCGGCAAAATCAGGAATTTGGGGTTTGGCACAGAGAAAATTGAAGCTATGCTGAAAACCCTGTTTCCCGATGCCCGGGTGGCCCGGATGGACCAGGATTCCACGGCCAGAAAGGGCAGCACGCTGGCAATTTTGCGTCAGATCCGCAACCGCACCGTGGATATCATCGTAGGCACCCAGATGCTGGCCAAGGGCCATGATTTTCCGGCCATTACCCTGGTGGGGGTAATCTGTGCGGATTTAAGTTTAAGTTTGCCGGATTTCAGGGCAAGCGAACGCACCTTCCAGTTGCTGGCGCAAGTTGCGGGCCGGGCCGGCCGGGGGGATGAGGTGGGCCGGGTGATCATGCAGACCTTTAACCCGGATCACTTTACCATTAAAGCCGCTCAAAATCAGGATTATCTTGAATTTTTCAACCAGGAAACCCCCTTTAGAAAGGCACTGATGTATCCGCCGTTTTCCCGGATGATCCAGCTTAAGATTTCAGGAAAAAATGCGGATAAGACAAAAGACCATGCCCAGCTTGCCGCAGATATCCTTGAGCGGTTTAACACCCTGGAACCCAAAGCCCAGATCCTGGGGCCCATTGAGGCGGCCATCCAGAAAATTTCTGCCCGGTACCGATGGCAGATCCTTTTAAAGGGGGCGTCCTCGGGTAATCTCAGCAGGATGGTCTCTGCCATGGTCCGGGATCCGGCAATTCAAAAGGTTTCGTCTGTGTCCATTGCCGTTGATGTGGATCCATATTCCATGCTTTGA
- a CDS encoding Mrp/NBP35 family ATP-binding protein: MTQKIKAKNIMGKMPAGEVDAKIQEALKHITHKFMVMSGKGGVGKSSVSVNLATALATMGHKVGLMDVDIHGPDIPRMLGIKGDLHANDDKKIVPARYSPRLSVVSIESLMPDKDEAIIWRGPAKHAAIRQFVRDVDWGILDYLIIDAPPGTGDEPLTVAHLITDAQAIIVTTPQEVALADVRKSIRFCRQVKMKILGLVENMSGYACPKCGEILNIFGTGGGERTAKEKGINFLGKIPLDPSLVALADAGRSIQAENPSSPVTQAFKALAKEVLRQSMS; the protein is encoded by the coding sequence ATGACACAGAAAATAAAAGCCAAAAATATTATGGGCAAGATGCCTGCAGGAGAAGTTGATGCCAAAATTCAAGAGGCCTTAAAACATATCACCCATAAATTCATGGTGATGAGCGGGAAAGGCGGCGTGGGAAAGTCCAGTGTTTCAGTTAACCTGGCCACAGCCTTGGCTACCATGGGCCATAAAGTCGGACTTATGGATGTAGACATCCATGGACCTGATATCCCCAGAATGCTCGGCATCAAGGGTGACCTCCATGCCAATGATGACAAAAAAATTGTGCCTGCCCGATATTCCCCCCGCCTTTCAGTGGTTTCCATAGAATCCCTTATGCCGGATAAAGATGAAGCTATTATCTGGAGAGGACCGGCAAAACACGCGGCCATCAGACAGTTTGTCAGGGATGTGGATTGGGGGATTTTGGATTATCTTATTATAGACGCGCCTCCCGGCACAGGTGATGAACCATTGACCGTGGCCCACCTTATCACGGATGCCCAGGCCATCATCGTAACCACGCCACAGGAAGTGGCGCTGGCCGATGTACGCAAGTCCATACGCTTTTGCCGCCAGGTAAAGATGAAGATTCTTGGATTAGTAGAAAATATGAGTGGTTATGCATGCCCGAAATGCGGTGAAATCCTGAATATTTTCGGCACAGGCGGAGGTGAGCGCACGGCCAAGGAAAAGGGTATCAATTTTCTTGGTAAAATCCCTTTGGATCCGTCATTGGTTGCTCTGGCAGATGCCGGACGCTCCATCCAGGCGGAAAACCCATCCTCCCCTGTGACCCAGGCATTCAAGGCCTTGGCAAAAGAAGTGCTCCGTCAAAGCATGTCATAA
- a CDS encoding biotin/lipoyl-binding protein — MKNLNHRKNKRDVKNIIFRILACSLILLAGIICMNSLAGMKKTPAAVKNEEHALRVEAIKTYPAANAPVTITGYGEVHVLKEVPISPEVSGTIKAIHPCLKTGEVIPLGDILFQIDSRNYDAAVNDARAVKMKWEATIKRLEKQLAVDGKRLVTLQRNQQLAKLEYQRLQILFQENSIGTRSNLEKAEHAVNVAKDQVDQLDKALVLCPIQIKEAVGNLASAQARLSAAEANLDRCTVTAKFHARVKSVAIETGQYVVPGRQALVLADDSTLEIHVPLDSRDARKWLQFTGNRNHNGTAWFNGLLPVICTIRWTEADDGCTWQGNLHRVVRFDPQTRTLTVAVRIDSGNAAESRVKGLPLVEGMFCSVEIPGKNLKDIYRLPSWAVSYKNTVYKVENSRLKTVPVKVARIEGDTAIISEGIQPGDLVVSTHLADPLENMLLEITKVNPQRSPL, encoded by the coding sequence ATGAAAAATTTAAATCATAGAAAAAACAAACGCGATGTGAAAAACATTATTTTCCGCATCCTGGCGTGCAGTCTCATTCTATTGGCCGGTATTATCTGCATGAACAGTTTAGCCGGCATGAAAAAAACACCGGCTGCCGTCAAAAACGAGGAGCATGCTCTGCGGGTGGAGGCGATTAAGACGTATCCTGCTGCTAATGCGCCTGTGACGATCACCGGCTATGGAGAGGTCCATGTCCTGAAAGAGGTCCCCATTTCGCCCGAGGTCTCCGGGACGATCAAAGCGATCCACCCCTGTTTGAAAACAGGTGAAGTCATCCCCCTTGGTGACATCTTATTTCAAATCGACTCCCGTAATTATGACGCGGCTGTAAACGATGCCCGGGCGGTAAAAATGAAATGGGAAGCCACCATCAAACGCCTGGAAAAACAGCTTGCCGTCGATGGGAAACGTCTTGTCACATTGCAGCGGAATCAGCAATTGGCCAAATTGGAATATCAACGATTGCAAATTCTTTTTCAGGAAAACAGTATTGGGACCCGCTCCAATTTGGAAAAAGCCGAACACGCTGTAAATGTGGCCAAGGATCAGGTTGATCAACTTGACAAAGCCCTGGTGCTGTGTCCCATTCAAATTAAAGAGGCTGTCGGCAATCTGGCCTCGGCCCAGGCGCGATTGTCGGCAGCCGAAGCGAACCTGGATCGCTGTACGGTTACGGCCAAGTTCCATGCCAGGGTAAAATCGGTCGCCATTGAGACAGGTCAGTATGTGGTCCCTGGCCGGCAGGCGCTTGTTCTGGCTGATGATTCCACCTTGGAGATCCATGTCCCCCTGGATAGCCGGGATGCCCGTAAATGGCTTCAATTCACAGGCAATCGTAACCATAATGGAACGGCCTGGTTCAACGGCCTGCTGCCTGTAATTTGCACCATTCGATGGACCGAAGCGGATGACGGCTGCACATGGCAGGGAAACCTGCATCGTGTTGTACGTTTTGACCCACAGACCCGAACCCTTACCGTGGCCGTTCGAATCGATTCGGGCAACGCTGCGGAGAGTCGTGTAAAGGGTCTGCCGCTGGTGGAAGGGATGTTCTGTTCGGTGGAGATTCCCGGAAAAAACCTGAAAGATATCTACCGTCTGCCAAGCTGGGCCGTGAGCTATAAAAACACTGTTTATAAAGTAGAAAATAGCCGCCTTAAAACGGTGCCTGTCAAAGTGGCACGCATTGAAGGCGATACTGCGATTATATCGGAAGGGATACAGCCGGGAGATCTGGTGGTTTCCACCCATCTGGCTGATCCTTTAGAAAACATGCTTTTGGAAATCACCAAGGTGAATCCCCAAAGGAGTCCGTTATGA
- the dnaK gene encoding molecular chaperone DnaK — MSHIIGIDLGTTNSCVSILENSKPVVITNPEGGRTTPSVVAVTQNGERLVGQAARRQAVTNPENTVFGVKRLIGRNFDSPEVQADVPILPYKIKKAGNGGVAVQMNGKDHTPAEISSFILANIKKTAEEYLGEKVTDAVITVPAYFNDSQRQATKDAGKIAGLNVLRIINEPTAASLAFGLEKKDEQKIAVFDLGGGTFDISILELGGGVFEVKATNGDTHLGGEDFDLQVVNFLADEFKKEQAIDLRNDAMALQRLKEAAEKAKQELSSSLETEVNLPFITADASGPKHLNIKLTRAKVENLVAELLDRLEGPCATAVKDAGIKFSDIDKVILVGGMTRMPAVQSRVEKIFGKPADKGVNPDEVVALGAAIQGGILKGDLEDVLLLDVTPLSLGIETMGGVMTRLIEKNTTIPVQKSEVFSTAEDNQPAVTIHVLQGEREMASDNKLLGQFELTGIAAAPRGTPQIEVTFDIDANGIVNVSAKDKATGKAQSIQITSSSGLSKEEIDALIKDAQLHAEDDKRKKDLVTARNQADQLIYQTEKIVGGSQIPVDADTRGRLEGLSNDLKEAVKSDDVNRINTTAERLNQALSTMSQAASAQGPASGHSGPAGNTTPQDDDDIIDAEYSDVA; from the coding sequence ATGAGTCATATAATCGGAATCGACCTGGGTACCACAAATTCATGCGTATCCATACTCGAAAACAGTAAACCAGTTGTTATAACCAACCCCGAAGGGGGCAGAACCACGCCATCAGTTGTGGCGGTAACCCAAAACGGAGAGCGCCTTGTGGGCCAGGCAGCCCGGCGCCAGGCCGTCACCAACCCGGAAAATACGGTGTTTGGTGTTAAACGGTTGATCGGGCGGAATTTTGACTCCCCTGAAGTTCAGGCGGATGTCCCCATTCTGCCTTATAAAATCAAGAAGGCCGGCAACGGCGGGGTGGCAGTTCAGATGAACGGCAAGGATCATACGCCGGCGGAGATCTCCTCTTTTATTCTGGCCAATATCAAAAAAACGGCCGAAGAGTATCTTGGGGAAAAGGTGACAGACGCCGTGATCACTGTGCCTGCCTACTTTAACGACAGCCAGCGCCAGGCCACAAAGGATGCCGGAAAAATTGCAGGGCTGAATGTGCTGCGCATCATCAACGAGCCCACAGCAGCATCCCTGGCCTTTGGACTGGAGAAAAAGGATGAACAGAAGATTGCCGTATTTGACCTTGGGGGCGGCACCTTTGACATCTCCATCTTGGAGCTTGGCGGCGGGGTCTTTGAAGTCAAGGCCACCAACGGCGATACCCATTTGGGCGGTGAGGATTTTGACCTGCAGGTCGTCAACTTTCTGGCTGATGAGTTTAAAAAAGAGCAGGCGATTGATCTGAGAAATGATGCTATGGCGCTTCAGCGGCTCAAAGAGGCGGCTGAAAAGGCGAAGCAGGAACTCTCCTCTTCTTTGGAAACAGAGGTTAATCTGCCCTTTATCACCGCAGATGCCTCGGGTCCGAAACATTTGAATATTAAGCTGACCCGGGCCAAAGTTGAAAATCTGGTGGCCGAATTGCTGGATCGGCTGGAAGGGCCGTGTGCCACAGCCGTGAAAGATGCAGGGATTAAGTTTAGCGACATCGACAAAGTGATCCTTGTGGGCGGCATGACCCGGATGCCCGCGGTTCAGTCCAGAGTGGAAAAAATCTTTGGCAAACCTGCGGATAAGGGGGTAAACCCGGATGAAGTGGTGGCATTGGGTGCCGCCATCCAGGGCGGGATTCTCAAAGGTGATCTGGAGGATGTGTTGCTCTTGGATGTTACGCCGCTGTCTTTAGGTATTGAGACGATGGGCGGTGTAATGACCCGGTTAATTGAGAAAAATACAACCATCCCGGTACAGAAAAGTGAAGTGTTTTCCACGGCTGAAGATAACCAGCCGGCGGTGACCATACATGTACTGCAGGGTGAAAGGGAGATGGCCTCGGACAATAAACTGCTTGGTCAGTTTGAATTGACCGGTATTGCCGCGGCACCCAGAGGGACGCCTCAGATTGAAGTGACCTTTGACATTGATGCCAACGGTATTGTTAATGTCTCTGCTAAAGATAAGGCAACGGGCAAGGCACAGTCCATTCAGATTACGTCTTCCTCAGGACTTTCCAAGGAAGAGATCGACGCTCTGATTAAAGATGCCCAGCTTCATGCAGAAGATGATAAACGCAAAAAAGATCTGGTAACAGCCAGAAACCAGGCGGATCAATTGATCTACCAGACTGAAAAAATAGTCGGTGGATCACAAATCCCCGTGGATGCAGATACTCGGGGGCGTTTGGAAGGGTTGTCCAATGATTTGAAAGAGGCGGTAAAGTCAGATGATGTGAACCGGATAAATACTACGGCTGAGCGCCTGAATCAGGCACTGAGCACCATGAGTCAGGCAGCCAGCGCCCAGGGACCGGCTTCTGGTCACAGCGGACCCGCCGGCAACACAACGCCCCAGGATGATGACGACATCATTGATGCTGAATATTCAGACGTCGCTTAA